The Arachis ipaensis cultivar K30076 chromosome B07, Araip1.1, whole genome shotgun sequence genome includes a window with the following:
- the LOC107607198 gene encoding probable beta-1,3-galactosyltransferase 5 codes for MHRAFPTKKAALCSPASRLLKGEHILSMALDKQVFMLQMELAATRSSHEAGISDSNSTATTMGISGEGALRKKAIVVIGINTAFSSRKRRDSVRETWMPQGEQLLQLEREKRIVIRFMIGHR; via the exons ATGCACCGCGCGTTCCCAACGAAGAAGGCTGCCCTCTGCTCCCCTGCATCGCGTCTGTTGAAAGGGGAACATATTTTGAGCAT GGCTTTAGATAAGCAGGTTTTCATGCTTCAAATGGAACTTGCAGCTACTAGGAGTTCTCATGAAGCTGGGATCTCAGACTCGAACAGCACGGCCACTACCATGGGGATATCCGGGGAAGGCGCTCTTAGGAAGAAGGCCATTGTAGTGATTGGAATAAACACAGCTTTCAGCAGCAGGAAGAGGCGTGATTCAGTTCGAGAGACTTGGATGCCTCAAG GAGAACAACTTCTTCAGTTGGAGCGCGAGAAGAGAATTGTTATTAGATTCATGATTGGTCACAGGTAA